The DNA region GGACGACGCGACCCCGGGTGTCGCCGCTTTTCATCGCGTAGGGCGCCAACATCTCGCGCTCTCGCTGCTCAAGAAGCTCTCGGGAAAGCACCGTTGCCCTCCTTTCCCGCTCTGTATGTGCCCATCGTGGCCTCAGGCCGAATCCGCCCCCTCGTCGTCGATCAGCCCGTAGTCGCTCAGATAGTCCAGCTGTTCCTCGAAGGTGTCGAAGTAGGTCAGATCGATCTCCTCGAACTCCCCGGGGTTCTCCGGGTTGGTGTGGGTCTCCTCCAGGATGCGATCCACCACCCGCTCCAGGTCCTCTGGGGATATCTCGGGCACGCGCAACACGTTCGACCGCTCCAGCCGCCCCTCCGGGGATAGCTGGACCGTGTAACTGATCATCTCCAGCAGGCCGTCCTCCCTCTGCTTGGCCAGCACCCGGTGCTCCAGATGGACGTGGCGGCCCGCGGCGGGGCGGAAGAAGTACAGTCGGTACAGCTTCTCCCCCGGGCGCATGCGCAGCAGGGCGCCGTCGCTCATGGGGTTGAAGAGCAGGTGCGCCTCCTTCTCGCTCATGGCGTGACCTCCCGCGACTTGGCCGGTGACAGCGGGGCAAATTTGGGCTGGCGCTCCAGGAAGTAGGCGACGTGGGTGAAGCCGGCGGCGATGGCCTGTTGCCGGGCGGTCTCCAGGCCGCGGCCGAGCTGATAGAGATGGTGCGTATCCGATCCGATGGTGATCGCCCGGCCTCCCATCTGGCGGTAGCGGCGCAGGATATCCAGCCCGGGGAACGGCTCCTGCGGCGGCTGGAACAGCCCCGACGTGTTGATCTCGATGGCAGTGTCCGTGGCGACGGCGGCCGCCAGCACCGCGTCGATCTCCTCGGCCAGGGCCGACGCGTCAAAGGGCCCATAGGCGAGCGTCCCGTAGCGCTTCACCAGATCCAGGTGGGCCAGGCCGTCGAACAGGCCGGTGGCGGCGGCCCGGCGTACCTCCTCGAAGTAGGGGCGATAGGCCTCCTGCGGGGTGCGGTGCCGGGCCCAGGCTGCCATGGACGCCTGCTCTGGCACCATCACCCAATCGTGCTTGCCGTCCAGGATGTGCACCGAGCCCAGAACGAAGTCGAAGGGCCATCGCTCCAGCCAACGGGCGATCTCGTCTTCCCGCCCGGTTTGATAGCATACCTCGATGCCTGCGCCAATGGTCAGGCGGCCGCGGAATCGCGTCCTCGCCGCGTCGACCTCCCGGAAGAAGGCCTCCGGCTCGAAGTACCGGTATCCGGAGTCCCTGGGGTCCAGATCCAGGTGCTCCGTGAAGCAGATGTAGGCGAGCCCCATTTCCACGGCGCTTTGGCACACCTCCATGATGGAGGTGCGGGCATCCGGGGAGTGCGTCGAGTGGATATGGCTATCGCTCAGAAAGACCTTCCCGTTCCTTCTCTCTTCCTGATTCATCTCCTCGCGTCCGATCCATCATCTTCCCGATTCACGTGCAGAGCCGTCCGCCGTGGTTCTGGCGCGGAGGCTCTGCGCATCTCGGCTGGAGTCTACCACGCAGGGGGGAGCTGAGCAAATGATGCTCATCTGCCCGCGCGCCCGAGATCTTCTCCGGATTGCACGCGACTTTCCGCATGAATGGAGGATGCTTCACGCTTGTTTGACCCCTCGTTTCGTTTGTGCTATACTCGATCCGAATCTGGCAGAGGCGAGGAGCTTGCACTTCTGGCTTTCTTCCCTGTTCGTGGTTGACCTTCTCATAAGGATCCCTCCATTACCGTAGCCTTCACTCTTTTGGACTGATCATCGGCGGTGTTGTGCCGCCTTCCGTTTGAGGAAACTCCTCCAGCCGAGAGTGGAGATCGCCGGCTGTGGCTGAGGTGGAGTCGGGCCGGGTGGCCCGCAGTTTGTTTTCGCTCGCCGAAAGAAGATCTGTGGAGGTGTAGCCCCATCGTCCCGAATCCGGCCTGGGCAGCCCCGTCCGGCCTTTACGCCGGCTAGACCGCGTACGGTATCCCTCTTCAATTTACCCTGTAAAGGAGGAGAATCATGCGACGGCATTGGCCTGTCATCGCCTTGCTGATCGTGGCCGCCTTGATTTTGACGGCCTGTCCCTCAGCCACGCCGGAAAAGGTGGTCGTCAAAGAGACGGTCGTCGTCACGAAGGAAGTCCCCGTGACGGTTGAGAAGATCGTTGAGCGCGTGGTGGAGGTCACCCCCGAGGTGACGCCTGCGCCGGAGGAGCTCAGCGGGACGCTCGTCGTCGGACGGGGCGGCGATTCGGTCATCCTGGATGCGGGTCCGGCCACGGACGGCGAGTCCTGGCGTGTGATCTGCGAGGTCATGGAGCCCCTGGTGCGCCTGGAAGGCACCTCGACCAAGCCCATCCCCTGGCTGGCGGAGTCCTGGGAGACCGAGGATAGCCAGACCTGGACGTTCCACCTGCGCAAGGGGGTGAAGTTCCACAACGGCGATCCCTTCAACGCTGAGGTCGTGAAGTGGAACATTGACCGCTGGCGCGATCCCGACAACCCCTACCGCTTCGGCCGCACCTTCGAGTACTATGACGCCGAGTTTGGCAAGGATCTGGCCATCGAGGAAGTGAACGTCATCGATGAGTACACCGTCCAGATCAAGCTGGCGCAGCCTTCGGCGGTGCTCCTGGCCAAGCTCTCGCTGTGTGGCGTCTTCTCCATGAACAACCCGAGGGTGGTCGAGGAGCAGGGCGACAAGTACGGTACGGCCGCCGGCACGATCGTGGGCACGGGCCCCTTCAAGTTCGTGGAGTGGGTTCCCGACGACCACATCACCCTGGAGCGCAACAACGAGTGGTGGGGCGGCCCGCCGCGGCTGGCGCGCATCATCTTCCGCTCCATCCCCGATAACTCCGCCCGCTTCGCCGAGCTGAAGGCGGGCACCATCCACACCGGTGACTTCGCCCAGACGGACCTGCCCGCGGCCGAGGAGGATCCGGACATCAACGTCTACTTGCTGCCGGCCCTGAGCACGGGCTACATCGCGTTCCAGCAGTGCACGCCGCCCTTCGACAAGCTGGAGGTGCGCCAGGCCGTGGCCCACGCCGTGAACTGGGGTGCCCTGATCGAGCCGTTCTACGGCAAGTACGGCCAGCTGGCGGGCTCCTTCCAGCCGCCGCCCATCCTGGGGCACAACCCGGACATCAAGCCGTACGAGTACAATCCCGAGCTGGCCAAGGAGCTCCTGGCGAAGGCCGGGTTGCCGGACGGCTTTGAGACCGACTTCTGGTACATCCCGGTCATCCGCGGCTACTTCCCCGACTCCAAGGCGATCGGTGAGGCCATCGCGGCGGACCTGGCCAAGGTCGGCATCCGGGTGAACCTGAAGACGGAGGACTGGGGCGCCTACCTGGAGGACCGCAACGAGGGTAAGTTCCCCATGTGGATGCTCGGCTGGGGCTCCGACAACGGCGATCCCGATAACTACCTGGGCTGGCACTTCAGCCATCCGGTCGGGCAGCCGAAGAAGGAGGACTGCTACAACAACGATCGTGTGGCGGAGCTCCTGATCCAGGGTCGGATCGAGGCGGATCCCGCCAAGCGCGAGAAGATCTATCAGGAGGCCGAGCTGTTGATCCACAACGACGTCGCTCGTATCCCGGTCGTGTGGGTCAAGGGCACGGCGGTCTTCCGCAAGGAAGTGAAGGGGTACATCCCCGTCGTCTTCCGCTCCTGGTACGAGCATCTGTGGATCAGCAAGGAGTGATCTGATCCCTGCGCTTCGCTTGCCGGGCCGGGGGGAGGCCTCCGGCCCGGCAATTCTTATGCCTGAGGAGGGTGCGTTTTGGGACGGTACATCGCTCGTCGGTTGCTGGCCCTGATCCCTGTGCTTTTGGGCGTCTCCCTGTTGGTTTTCTCGTTAATCCGCTTGATCCCCGGGGACCCGGTGACCGTCATGCTGGGCGAGCGCGCGCGCGTGGAGGACATCGAGCGCGTGCGCGAGGAGATGGGGTTCAACCGCCCCGTGTACATCCAGTATCTGGAGTGGCTGTCGCGCGTGCTGCGGGGGGACCTGGGGAAGTCGATTATCAATCGCACCCCCGTGATGAGCGAGCTGAAGCAGCGACTGCCTGCCACCATCGAGATGGTCGTCGCGAGCATGTTCCTGGGGGTGACGATCGGCATCGGCATCGGCATCTTATCGGCCATCAAACCCAATTCCTGGCTGGACATTCTTTCCATGTTCGGCGCGTTGGTGGGCGTGTCCATGCCCATCTATTGGCTGGCGCTGGTGTTGATCTACGCGCTGGCCGTGAACCGAAAGATCTTTCCACCGAGCGCTCGGCTGGATGTGGAGCTGACGGTGGTGCGTCATACGGGCTTTATGTTGATTGATACGCTCTTAATGCGTGATTTCAAGCTCTTCCTGAACGCCGTCTGGCATCTGATCCTGCCCAGCATCGTGCTGAGCACGGTGATCATGCCGATCCTGGCCCGGCTGACCCGCTCCAGCATGTTGGAGGTGTTGCGGCAGGATTACGTGCGCACCGCGCGGGCCAAGGGGCTGCGCGAGCAGGCCGTCATCATCCGGCACGCGCTGAAGAACGCCCTGCTGCCGGTGGTAACGGTGGTCGGGTTGCAGCTGGGCGGCTTGTTAGGGGGCGCCTTGCTCACGGAGACGATCTTCTCCTGGCCGGGCATGGGGCTGTGGACGTATCGGGCGATCCTCAGCCGGGATTATCCGATCGTCCAGGGGGCCGTGCTCGTCAGCGCCACGATCTATGTGTTCGTGAACCTGATCGTTGATATCTCCTATGCGTATCTCGATCCGCGCATTCGTTATCAGTGAACCCTGTCCAATGTGGGTGATTCTCTATGACTGTTGATGCTCCTACAACGCAGGCCCTTCTCCCGGATCTGACGCCGCGCCGCTCTCGCGGCCT from Chloroflexota bacterium includes:
- a CDS encoding ABC transporter permease; this encodes MGRYIARRLLALIPVLLGVSLLVFSLIRLIPGDPVTVMLGERARVEDIERVREEMGFNRPVYIQYLEWLSRVLRGDLGKSIINRTPVMSELKQRLPATIEMVVASMFLGVTIGIGIGILSAIKPNSWLDILSMFGALVGVSMPIYWLALVLIYALAVNRKIFPPSARLDVELTVVRHTGFMLIDTLLMRDFKLFLNAVWHLILPSIVLSTVIMPILARLTRSSMLEVLRQDYVRTARAKGLREQAVIIRHALKNALLPVVTVVGLQLGGLLGGALLTETIFSWPGMGLWTYRAILSRDYPIVQGAVLVSATIYVFVNLIVDISYAYLDPRIRYQ
- a CDS encoding ABC transporter substrate-binding protein; translated protein: MRRHWPVIALLIVAALILTACPSATPEKVVVKETVVVTKEVPVTVEKIVERVVEVTPEVTPAPEELSGTLVVGRGGDSVILDAGPATDGESWRVICEVMEPLVRLEGTSTKPIPWLAESWETEDSQTWTFHLRKGVKFHNGDPFNAEVVKWNIDRWRDPDNPYRFGRTFEYYDAEFGKDLAIEEVNVIDEYTVQIKLAQPSAVLLAKLSLCGVFSMNNPRVVEEQGDKYGTAAGTIVGTGPFKFVEWVPDDHITLERNNEWWGGPPRLARIIFRSIPDNSARFAELKAGTIHTGDFAQTDLPAAEEDPDINVYLLPALSTGYIAFQQCTPPFDKLEVRQAVAHAVNWGALIEPFYGKYGQLAGSFQPPPILGHNPDIKPYEYNPELAKELLAKAGLPDGFETDFWYIPVIRGYFPDSKAIGEAIAADLAKVGIRVNLKTEDWGAYLEDRNEGKFPMWMLGWGSDNGDPDNYLGWHFSHPVGQPKKEDCYNNDRVAELLIQGRIEADPAKREKIYQEAELLIHNDVARIPVVWVKGTAVFRKEVKGYIPVVFRSWYEHLWISKE
- a CDS encoding protein BatD — its product is MSEKEAHLLFNPMSDGALLRMRPGEKLYRLYFFRPAAGRHVHLEHRVLAKQREDGLLEMISYTVQLSPEGRLERSNVLRVPEISPEDLERVVDRILEETHTNPENPGEFEEIDLTYFDTFEEQLDYLSDYGLIDDEGADSA
- a CDS encoding histidinol-phosphatase, whose product is MNQEERRNGKVFLSDSHIHSTHSPDARTSIMEVCQSAVEMGLAYICFTEHLDLDPRDSGYRYFEPEAFFREVDAARTRFRGRLTIGAGIEVCYQTGREDEIARWLERWPFDFVLGSVHILDGKHDWVMVPEQASMAAWARHRTPQEAYRPYFEEVRRAAATGLFDGLAHLDLVKRYGTLAYGPFDASALAEEIDAVLAAAVATDTAIEINTSGLFQPPQEPFPGLDILRRYRQMGGRAITIGSDTHHLYQLGRGLETARQQAIAAGFTHVAYFLERQPKFAPLSPAKSREVTP